Proteins encoded within one genomic window of Halocatena marina:
- a CDS encoding oligosaccharide flippase family protein, translating to MKRNLVTAFAAIAGSQVAILIVQAAFSPLLVRILGVTTYGEYATLTSAFGLLTILVSSGINGGVRKYISEEREGSNWKNHVFAYYFRLALILALIAAGALVFAAEFGLVGAILQPKYNPYFFLLALLVVASQFREYVRRALMGLKLEHLGEPLNVIYQVSFSVTAIALAALEFGVAGVLVGQIFASMLVFVIAIVFISKHISLGMIFRPVPKDFPRKELFYFNHNTVIYIFLLTSMYHIDVLMLGALTNSELTGYYRAALVLVQFLWLLPRSLQSLMIQSTSDHWAKGRIKMIEDIATRATRYVLLLILLLAIGLGALAPVFVPMYYGVDMKPAIVPLLILLPGTVGFAVARPLLTINHAKGDMGVLIAATGAAAVLNLAFNYTLIPHYGMAGAALSTTIGYGSLPLFQVWGARMLGYNPFKRARLGRISATAILSASVIGIMSVTIGSTTVADVGVPWLGIIGETPIAMLIVPPAGFLLYSLIAIATGAIDLGEVFEILVKIPGPVGSVAQPLKQSFEASEQFGNQQSRSSAIKLILALAAVIVLVSGAVMAAGFPLLAMTPLGSAEDGVLGSIVDQGPPSSTPAPNGTNYNTTVGLSPQPTDTPQATPTATPSQTAVPTPTPTPTPTPHNTTTSTTTTTTTTNTTPVTPISPTTTPAGSPTTTTTPAGSPTTTTTTPAESPTTTTTVVPTTTTTDEGLLSMGSNASAERSRKY from the coding sequence GTGAAACGGAATCTGGTTACGGCGTTTGCTGCGATCGCCGGTTCACAGGTGGCGATTTTGATCGTTCAAGCGGCGTTCTCACCGCTACTGGTGCGTATTCTCGGTGTTACAACCTACGGGGAATACGCAACGCTGACCTCAGCATTTGGTCTGTTGACCATCCTTGTCAGCTCAGGAATCAACGGTGGCGTCCGTAAGTATATCTCGGAGGAACGTGAGGGCAGTAACTGGAAAAATCATGTGTTCGCATACTACTTCCGGCTAGCACTCATCTTAGCTCTCATTGCAGCGGGCGCGCTCGTATTTGCCGCCGAATTTGGACTCGTTGGGGCCATTCTGCAGCCGAAGTATAATCCGTATTTCTTCTTGTTGGCGCTGCTCGTCGTCGCGTCGCAGTTCCGCGAATACGTCAGACGAGCGTTGATGGGACTGAAACTCGAACACCTTGGCGAACCATTAAACGTCATCTATCAGGTCTCATTTTCAGTCACTGCAATCGCACTCGCGGCACTCGAATTCGGCGTCGCTGGCGTGCTCGTCGGGCAAATATTTGCCAGCATGCTCGTGTTCGTTATCGCGATTGTTTTTATCTCAAAACACATCTCACTTGGAATGATATTCCGACCGGTACCCAAGGATTTTCCTCGAAAGGAGCTGTTCTATTTCAACCATAATACGGTCATCTACATCTTCTTACTGACCTCGATGTACCACATCGACGTTCTCATGCTCGGTGCTCTCACTAACAGTGAGCTGACCGGATATTACCGCGCAGCGCTCGTTCTCGTGCAGTTCCTTTGGCTCCTTCCACGTTCGCTCCAGTCGCTCATGATCCAATCGACATCCGATCACTGGGCGAAAGGCCGTATCAAGATGATTGAGGATATTGCAACGCGGGCGACACGATACGTCCTATTGCTGATCTTGCTGCTGGCGATCGGTCTCGGAGCGCTCGCTCCGGTGTTCGTCCCGATGTACTACGGCGTCGATATGAAACCGGCGATCGTGCCACTGCTCATCCTCCTACCTGGAACTGTTGGTTTTGCAGTTGCACGGCCGCTACTGACGATCAATCACGCGAAGGGTGACATGGGCGTTCTCATCGCGGCGACAGGGGCGGCAGCTGTGCTCAATCTCGCCTTCAACTATACACTCATTCCGCACTACGGAATGGCAGGCGCCGCTCTCTCGACCACGATCGGATACGGTTCTCTCCCGCTCTTTCAGGTCTGGGGCGCACGGATGCTCGGCTACAATCCGTTCAAGCGAGCGCGACTGGGACGAATCAGTGCCACAGCGATCTTGAGCGCCAGCGTGATCGGGATTATGTCGGTCACAATCGGCTCGACAACAGTCGCAGATGTCGGTGTACCATGGCTTGGGATAATCGGTGAAACACCGATTGCAATGTTGATCGTCCCACCGGCAGGCTTCCTTCTCTACTCTCTCATCGCGATTGCGACAGGAGCGATTGATCTTGGAGAAGTATTTGAAATCCTTGTGAAAATCCCTGGCCCGGTTGGATCTGTCGCACAGCCACTCAAACAGAGCTTTGAGGCGTCCGAACAGTTCGGGAACCAGCAGAGCCGATCGTCTGCAATCAAGCTGATACTCGCACTCGCAGCAGTAATCGTACTCGTCAGTGGTGCTGTCATGGCTGCTGGATTCCCACTGCTTGCTATGACTCCGCTCGGATCTGCAGAGGATGGTGTGCTTGGCTCTATTGTCGATCAGGGCCCGCCTTCATCGACACCGGCGCCCAACGGAACGAACTACAACACTACTGTTGGCTTATCGCCGCAACCGACGGACACACCTCAGGCGACGCCCACAGCAACCCCCTCACAGACAGCCGTTCCGACACCAACACCGACACCAACACCGACACCTCACAATACCACTACTTCAACCACAACGACCACTACTACCACCAACACCACGCCAGTAACACCAATCTCGCCGACAACGACACCAGCCGGATCACCGACGACGACAACAACACCAGCCGGATCACCGACGACGACGACAACGACACCAGCCGAATCACCGACGACGACGACAACAGTCGTACCAACGACGACGACAACCGACGAGGGTCTTTTATCAATGGGATCAAATGCGTCGGCAGAGCGTTCTCGAAAATACTGA
- a CDS encoding glycosyltransferase family 4 protein, whose translation MSTETETDLRVLQVATSNRSFFQQQVEVLEARGVECETLIVPRPRESGRGPREYLSFYLQTLGRGLEDFDLVHANYGLIGPLALAQPTRPVVLTLWGSDMMGPRWLKHVSRVTARASDAVIVPSKPLSRVLDVPHEYVPFGVDTELFEPMDRDAARERVGWPTDEQSVLFPYDPDRPVKNFELAERVVSRVPNATLRTVSGVPYERMPEYMSASDALLVTSEYESGPMTVCEAAACNLPVVSRDVGFVTDVLDGIEPSAIADTEDELVEALTNVLGSEKRSNGRTRMNRDLDRLGQELVRVYQKVLN comes from the coding sequence ATGTCGACAGAAACTGAAACTGACCTGCGCGTGCTGCAGGTGGCGACCTCGAATCGTTCATTCTTCCAGCAACAGGTGGAAGTGCTCGAAGCGCGCGGCGTCGAGTGTGAAACGCTCATCGTCCCTCGACCACGAGAGTCGGGGCGCGGCCCCCGAGAGTATCTGAGCTTCTATCTCCAGACGCTCGGCCGAGGACTGGAGGATTTCGACCTCGTGCACGCGAACTACGGCCTGATCGGCCCACTTGCGCTTGCCCAACCCACGCGGCCGGTCGTGCTGACACTCTGGGGGTCAGATATGATGGGTCCACGCTGGCTTAAGCACGTCAGCCGGGTCACGGCACGGGCGAGCGATGCCGTCATCGTGCCATCGAAACCACTCTCTCGCGTGCTCGATGTGCCCCACGAATACGTTCCGTTCGGTGTCGATACCGAGCTATTTGAACCAATGGACCGAGACGCCGCCCGCGAGCGCGTGGGCTGGCCGACTGACGAACAAAGTGTACTCTTCCCGTATGATCCAGATCGTCCGGTGAAAAACTTCGAACTGGCAGAGCGTGTCGTCTCACGCGTTCCGAACGCGACACTTCGAACGGTTTCCGGAGTTCCATATGAACGGATGCCGGAGTATATGAGCGCAAGCGATGCTCTCCTCGTGACCTCTGAGTACGAGAGCGGACCAATGACGGTCTGTGAGGCCGCTGCCTGTAATCTTCCCGTCGTTTCCCGAGACGTTGGCTTTGTAACTGATGTTCTCGATGGGATCGAGCCGTCCGCGATCGCGGACACCGAAGACGAACTCGTTGAGGCACTCACGAACGTTCTCGGTTCTGAAAAGCGGTCCAACGGCCGAACACGTATGAATCGGGACCTCGATCGACTTGGTCAAGAGCTCGTTCGCGTTTATCAGAAGGTTCTTAACTGA
- a CDS encoding CapA family protein, with the protein MSEPESSRAHIELADTDVEAEWSIFLAGDCIYQTEMASEPVGDGIQDQIDEADLSLVNLEAPVSVDSEPIAKSGPAKASAPSAPRMLASAGFDVACLANNHIMDFGADGLRATEQACTEAGIETVGAGETIDEALSLITASIDSQTVAVINVCEREFGIAGDEPGTAWVSHPTVEERIERAAESADIVLVVTHGGIEYVSFPPPGRQQTLRSFVESGADAVIGHHPHVAQGWEIYNESPIVYSLGNFLFDQPNRPSTSWGLTVSLSGHGSSLAGLQIIPTEQYDGRVHKMDDPTSHLTYLGQVSDITAERESLQAHWQELAVRLFKQRYSSWLRTGTAAGPTQLLKDPRAALGNAWDSSERRTEMLTLLNVIRNESHRDVIETALAVEAGDIPDKRTPEIERTVRDLLEWTEDRPVYDRPSFPVRIAQTLMRRLG; encoded by the coding sequence ATGAGCGAACCAGAATCATCGAGAGCACACATTGAGCTTGCAGACACAGATGTCGAAGCAGAATGGTCTATTTTCCTTGCTGGGGATTGTATTTATCAAACCGAGATGGCGTCCGAGCCAGTTGGGGATGGAATACAAGATCAAATCGACGAAGCCGATCTTTCACTCGTCAATCTAGAAGCACCTGTTTCTGTCGACAGTGAACCGATCGCAAAATCAGGACCCGCGAAAGCGTCGGCCCCATCCGCACCACGGATGCTCGCATCGGCTGGCTTCGATGTGGCCTGTCTTGCGAACAACCATATTATGGACTTCGGAGCGGATGGGCTTCGGGCAACGGAACAAGCGTGCACCGAGGCAGGGATCGAAACGGTCGGTGCGGGTGAAACCATCGACGAGGCACTTTCTTTGATCACCGCTTCCATCGACAGCCAGACTGTCGCAGTCATTAACGTCTGTGAACGGGAGTTTGGTATCGCTGGCGACGAGCCAGGAACCGCGTGGGTGTCCCATCCCACAGTTGAGGAGCGCATTGAACGCGCGGCTGAGTCGGCTGATATTGTTCTCGTCGTCACACACGGAGGCATCGAGTACGTTTCGTTCCCACCACCAGGACGCCAGCAGACGCTCCGTTCGTTCGTAGAAAGCGGTGCTGATGCCGTTATAGGGCATCATCCACACGTTGCACAAGGGTGGGAGATTTATAATGAAAGTCCGATCGTCTATAGTCTCGGTAACTTCCTCTTTGACCAACCAAACCGCCCAAGCACGAGCTGGGGGCTTACCGTTTCGCTTTCGGGACACGGATCGTCACTCGCTGGACTTCAAATTATCCCGACCGAACAGTACGACGGTCGCGTCCATAAGATGGACGATCCAACCTCACATCTCACATATCTCGGGCAGGTTTCGGACATCACCGCTGAGCGCGAATCGTTGCAGGCACATTGGCAGGAGCTCGCGGTGAGACTGTTCAAACAGCGATATTCGAGCTGGCTTCGGACAGGAACCGCCGCCGGACCGACCCAACTACTCAAAGACCCACGCGCAGCACTCGGGAACGCGTGGGATAGCTCCGAACGACGCACAGAGATGCTCACGCTCTTGAACGTCATTCGAAACGAATCACACCGAGACGTTATCGAGACAGCGCTCGCCGTCGAAGCAGGAGATATCCCCGACAAACGAACACCCGAGATAGAGCGAACGGTTCGTGATCTGCTAGAGTGGACGGAGGACCGACCGGTGTACGACCGACCGTCGTTCCCCGTACGTATCGCACAGACGCTGATGAGACGGCTCGGCTGA
- a CDS encoding S9 family peptidase, giving the protein MDPTIGRRQTVKLLGGLIVTGGLAGCTSDEAGNPDQTEGAGNGTTTSSNTEQPTATTDSTATATATQTESATEEPTSTATEKEESGKGKAVSFASDDGRTVEGTLYGSGSCAVVFAHGVGFKRSAWEPQALEVANGGHAALTVSLNHDNETGAVKTLVGAVNYLREKQSAKTVVVVGSSAGANAAVKANTVSGANIDGSVIIAPGRAAEYAPDLSGDLLFVVGEGDERQYVGTTDAMHQAAPKPKRLEKLSTDKHGQEIFDTNQGSKLTQLITEFTDTTCSG; this is encoded by the coding sequence ATGGACCCAACAATCGGCAGAAGGCAGACGGTGAAGCTGCTGGGCGGTCTCATCGTCACTGGTGGTCTCGCAGGATGTACGAGCGACGAAGCAGGAAACCCAGACCAAACCGAAGGAGCTGGGAACGGGACGACAACATCCAGTAACACTGAGCAACCAACAGCGACGACGGATTCGACTGCGACCGCAACAGCCACGCAGACAGAGAGCGCAACAGAGGAGCCAACCTCAACAGCGACCGAGAAGGAAGAGAGTGGAAAAGGAAAGGCGGTTTCGTTTGCCTCAGACGATGGACGAACCGTTGAAGGAACACTCTACGGAAGCGGCTCCTGTGCGGTGGTTTTCGCACACGGAGTTGGCTTCAAACGAAGTGCCTGGGAACCACAGGCGCTCGAAGTCGCCAACGGTGGCCATGCTGCGCTTACGGTTTCGCTCAATCACGACAACGAGACCGGTGCCGTCAAGACACTCGTCGGTGCCGTCAACTACCTTCGAGAGAAACAGAGTGCAAAAACTGTTGTCGTCGTCGGATCGAGTGCCGGTGCCAATGCAGCAGTGAAAGCGAACACTGTATCTGGGGCAAACATCGACGGGTCAGTCATTATCGCACCCGGACGCGCCGCCGAGTACGCGCCAGATCTCTCTGGAGATCTGCTGTTCGTCGTTGGAGAGGGTGACGAAAGACAGTACGTCGGAACAACCGATGCGATGCATCAGGCAGCACCAAAGCCGAAACGTCTGGAAAAACTTTCGACCGACAAACACGGACAAGAGATCTTCGACACAAATCAAGGATCCAAGCTCACGCAGCTTATCACCGAATTCACCGACACTACGTGTTCCGGGTAG
- a CDS encoding DUF354 domain-containing protein, translating into MRYIITIQHPAHVHFFKHAIRELKSNGHDVFVFARDKEVAIDLLTAYEIEHIVLAGGQSGGLRGMMVGQTLWEYRLLQRAREIEPDVMAGIGGTAVAHVGALCGARTVVFTDTEHAPGNKITFPFADEIWTPACFTDDGGTKHEQYPGYHELAYLHPNRFEPDPSVLEDVGLDPDDRFVILRVVSWSASHDVGEGGFDDVRDVVDRLEETGTRVLITSEAPLPEALEANRATVAPHRMHDLLAYADLFVGEGATMAVESAVLGTPAVYVNTLRMGYTDEIEARYGLLYNCQGSYRHHNALEIAVRILDGEEDRDWDARRERLLNDTVDTTDVILSTLDVDRN; encoded by the coding sequence ATGCGATATATTATTACTATTCAGCACCCGGCACACGTTCATTTCTTCAAACACGCGATTCGAGAATTGAAGTCGAATGGTCACGACGTGTTCGTATTCGCGCGCGATAAGGAGGTCGCCATCGATCTCCTCACAGCCTACGAGATCGAACACATCGTCCTCGCCGGTGGGCAGTCCGGCGGTCTTCGAGGGATGATGGTCGGACAGACGCTTTGGGAGTATCGCCTCCTCCAGCGGGCCCGTGAGATCGAACCGGACGTGATGGCTGGAATTGGCGGGACGGCTGTCGCTCACGTCGGCGCACTCTGTGGCGCGCGGACTGTGGTGTTCACAGACACCGAACACGCACCAGGGAATAAGATCACCTTCCCGTTTGCAGACGAGATCTGGACACCAGCGTGCTTTACCGACGATGGAGGCACAAAACACGAGCAGTACCCGGGATATCACGAACTCGCCTATCTCCACCCAAACCGCTTCGAGCCGGATCCGAGCGTACTCGAAGATGTTGGCCTCGACCCGGACGATCGGTTCGTCATCCTCAGAGTCGTCTCGTGGTCTGCCTCCCACGATGTCGGTGAGGGTGGATTCGACGATGTCCGTGATGTGGTCGACAGACTCGAAGAAACTGGTACCCGTGTACTCATCACTTCAGAAGCACCGCTGCCCGAAGCACTAGAAGCAAACCGTGCGACGGTTGCCCCGCATCGAATGCACGATCTGCTCGCGTACGCCGATCTCTTCGTCGGCGAAGGCGCGACCATGGCGGTCGAAAGCGCAGTACTGGGAACGCCAGCGGTGTACGTAAACACGCTTCGGATGGGTTACACCGATGAAATCGAAGCGCGGTACGGCCTGTTGTACAACTGCCAAGGCAGTTATAGACATCACAATGCGCTCGAAATCGCCGTCAGGATTCTCGATGGAGAGGAAGACCGAGACTGGGATGCACGCCGCGAACGACTTCTGAACGACACGGTCGATACGACCGACGTGATACTGAGTACACTCGATGTCGACAGAAACTGA
- a CDS encoding Gfo/Idh/MocA family protein, producing MSNEPLRAGVIGVGSMGQNHARVYSELSETKLVGIADTNISRAEHIAEQYGTSAYDVESLLDSVDMVSVAVPTRYHCEVAHECIEAGVDLLVEKPLVENPADGRALIERADEHDIILQVGHIERFNPAVRALMGMVSDLDIIAINAERLGPPLSRAIEDTAVMDLMIHDVEILLAIVDSPISSVQAVGNHDARYAESLLQFESGIIGQLTASRVTQRKIRRLTISASDCWVELDYIDQSVEIHRQSTPEFVNRGDIHYRHANVVERLSIDQTEPLKNELSAFADAVREREEPVVTGEDGLRALELTQQIDRMVSDEPTGTTETRDAFSSVTD from the coding sequence ATGTCTAATGAACCGCTACGCGCAGGCGTCATCGGCGTCGGGAGTATGGGACAGAACCATGCACGCGTCTACAGCGAACTCTCAGAAACCAAGCTCGTCGGCATTGCCGATACGAATATCTCTCGTGCAGAGCACATAGCCGAACAGTACGGTACGAGTGCCTACGACGTGGAGTCGCTGCTCGACAGCGTGGATATGGTCTCAGTCGCTGTTCCGACTAGATACCACTGTGAGGTGGCCCACGAATGCATCGAGGCTGGCGTCGATCTCCTCGTCGAGAAGCCTCTCGTCGAGAACCCAGCAGATGGCCGCGCGCTCATCGAACGTGCCGACGAGCACGACATCATCCTGCAAGTCGGACACATTGAGCGGTTCAACCCAGCCGTCAGGGCGCTCATGGGGATGGTCAGCGATCTCGATATTATTGCAATAAACGCAGAGCGCCTTGGACCGCCGCTGAGTCGGGCGATCGAGGACACCGCCGTGATGGATCTCATGATTCACGACGTGGAGATTTTACTGGCAATCGTCGATTCACCGATTTCGTCGGTCCAAGCCGTCGGGAATCACGACGCACGCTATGCGGAGTCACTCTTGCAGTTTGAGTCCGGAATCATCGGACAACTAACTGCCAGCCGAGTTACGCAGCGAAAAATCCGACGGCTCACCATTTCAGCGTCGGATTGTTGGGTAGAGCTCGATTACATCGATCAGTCAGTCGAGATCCACCGTCAGTCGACACCGGAGTTCGTCAATCGAGGCGACATCCACTACAGACACGCGAACGTCGTCGAGCGGCTCTCCATCGACCAGACTGAGCCGTTGAAAAACGAACTCTCTGCATTCGCAGACGCTGTCCGCGAACGCGAAGAGCCAGTCGTGACTGGTGAAGACGGTCTCCGAGCGCTCGAGCTCACCCAGCAGATCGATAGGATGGTGAGCGATGAACCAACCGGAACAACGGAGACGAGAGATGCGTTCTCGTCAGTCACCGACTGA
- a CDS encoding nucleotide sugar dehydrogenase — MSDSQTTTESVALYNSDKSVDEQRAALTNGAVPVAVTGLGKMGLPLAAVYSEITKNVTGVDIDSSVVEAIENGDCHITGEPALADLVAELVDDGALTATTDGVEAARNARVHVVIVPTLVDENDQPILSVMDSAMSTIAEGLEPGDIVIAESTLPPRTCVDRLLPLLERESGLSREEFGLAFCPERTSSGRALEDIRGAYPKIVGGVDEESTRVAELIYGEINSNEIIPVSDATTAEAVKVFEGVYRDTNIGVANELALMTEELGIDVTEAIEAANTQPFCHLHIPGAGVGGHCIPYYPHFLMGPFETDTPIMRAARETNDEMPRYTANHALDGLHAEGVDPEDARVLVLGLTYRPGVNEIEKTPALSLIEELDAAGASVMAVDPVNTHTEPFEKAGATLVSMDELSTYDACVLVTPQAAFEELSIPALGDSDRRLVLVDGRQELKHLRGHDSIHYRGIGINV; from the coding sequence ATGAGTGATTCACAAACCACAACAGAGAGCGTAGCGCTCTATAACTCCGACAAATCGGTCGACGAGCAGCGAGCAGCACTAACGAACGGAGCAGTCCCGGTTGCGGTCACAGGACTCGGAAAGATGGGACTCCCGCTGGCGGCCGTCTACAGCGAGATAACCAAAAATGTGACCGGCGTCGACATCGACTCGTCGGTGGTCGAGGCGATCGAGAACGGCGACTGTCACATTACCGGCGAGCCAGCGTTGGCAGATCTCGTCGCCGAATTGGTCGACGACGGGGCACTCACTGCGACGACCGACGGCGTCGAAGCCGCTCGCAATGCACGCGTTCACGTTGTCATCGTTCCGACGCTGGTCGATGAGAACGACCAACCGATCCTCTCGGTGATGGATTCGGCAATGTCCACTATCGCTGAAGGACTCGAACCGGGCGACATCGTCATCGCGGAATCGACGCTCCCACCGCGAACGTGTGTTGACCGACTGCTTCCCCTGCTCGAACGCGAAAGCGGTCTTTCGCGCGAAGAATTCGGACTGGCGTTCTGTCCCGAGCGGACGTCGAGCGGACGAGCGCTCGAAGATATTCGCGGCGCGTACCCGAAGATCGTCGGCGGCGTCGACGAAGAAAGCACGCGTGTCGCCGAGCTCATATACGGAGAAATCAACTCGAACGAGATCATACCGGTCTCGGATGCGACGACCGCCGAGGCGGTGAAGGTGTTCGAGGGTGTCTACCGTGATACGAATATCGGGGTCGCAAACGAACTCGCCCTGATGACCGAGGAACTCGGCATCGACGTGACCGAAGCCATCGAGGCGGCAAACACTCAACCATTCTGTCATCTTCATATTCCTGGTGCTGGTGTCGGCGGACACTGCATTCCGTACTATCCCCACTTCTTGATGGGGCCGTTCGAGACGGACACGCCGATAATGCGTGCCGCGCGCGAGACGAACGACGAGATGCCGCGCTATACGGCGAATCACGCGCTCGATGGCCTGCACGCAGAGGGCGTCGATCCGGAGGACGCGCGCGTCCTCGTACTCGGGTTGACCTACCGTCCCGGAGTCAACGAAATCGAGAAGACACCCGCGCTTTCGCTCATTGAGGAACTCGACGCCGCGGGCGCGAGCGTGATGGCTGTGGACCCAGTGAACACGCACACCGAACCGTTCGAGAAAGCGGGTGCGACGCTCGTTTCGATGGATGAACTATCTACATATGACGCCTGCGTACTCGTGACACCGCAAGCAGCATTCGAGGAGCTCTCCATTCCTGCGCTTGGTGATTCCGACCGGCGGCTCGTTCTCGTCGATGGTCGGCAAGAACTGAAACACCTACGTGGCCACGACTCGATCCACTATCGAGGAATAGGTATCAATGTCTGA
- a CDS encoding DapH/DapD/GlmU-related protein gives MTGESYVAGADANIDDQATVGYQHADDAAPPVLGDQARVRSGTIIYTDVQIGDDFVTGHRALVREDTTIGDSVVVGTDTVIDGATSIGSHVSLQTGVYIPRNTTIGDNVFIGPKAVLTNDPYPVRRDVDLVGPVIEDGVSIGANATLLPDVTIGEGTFVAAGSVVTRDVPPDTLAVGTPATHKPLPEELSPENMLR, from the coding sequence ATGACAGGTGAGTCCTACGTTGCAGGTGCCGACGCCAACATCGACGATCAGGCAACAGTCGGATATCAGCACGCAGACGACGCTGCACCACCCGTCCTCGGCGATCAGGCACGGGTTCGATCAGGGACGATCATCTACACTGATGTCCAGATTGGCGACGATTTCGTGACCGGACACCGAGCGCTCGTCCGAGAGGATACGACGATCGGCGACAGCGTAGTCGTTGGGACAGACACGGTTATCGACGGTGCTACGTCGATCGGCTCACACGTGAGCCTCCAGACCGGGGTGTATATCCCACGAAACACGACGATCGGCGACAACGTGTTTATTGGACCGAAGGCCGTGTTGACGAACGATCCCTACCCGGTTCGTCGAGACGTCGATCTCGTTGGACCCGTCATCGAAGACGGTGTCTCGATTGGCGCGAACGCGACGCTCCTCCCTGACGTCACCATCGGTGAAGGAACGTTCGTTGCCGCCGGTTCTGTCGTGACGAGAGATGTCCCCCCTGATACGCTTGCAGTCGGTACACCAGCAACACACAAACCACTCCCGGAGGAGTTAAGTCCGGAGAATATGTTACGATGA
- a CDS encoding nucleotide sugar dehydrogenase translates to MSETTTICIVGQGYVGLPLALAFDEEGYEVIGYDISERKIDALSDGFDPSGDHADETIADSSVAFTTDASTIERADYVIITVPTPVDETKNPDLSFVESAAVTVGEHVSEGTTVVLESTVYPGVTRDVLGPVVEEHSGLTVGENLFLGYSPERLSPGDTDLRDAMKIVSGSDEETLDRLVALYGSVVDAGIHRAPTMETAEAAKVTENVQRDINIALVNELAIVCDHMDLDTHAVLEAAGSKWNFHPYRPGLVGGHCIPVDPLYLAHSAERVGYQPKLIMQAREVNEYMPKHTAELALRGLNRCGKVLRDSRVLALGLSYKPNVGDIRTSQVQGVIRALSEYDVEVVGYDPHADKDAMRESFDIDIQDELSFEGFDAVVLATGHDDFSILTLETMAAELDDDPVLVDVVGMFDSDRATEAGFDYSRL, encoded by the coding sequence ATGTCTGAGACAACGACGATCTGTATCGTCGGTCAGGGTTACGTGGGACTCCCGCTGGCGCTGGCGTTCGACGAAGAGGGGTATGAGGTAATCGGATACGACATCAGCGAGCGGAAAATTGACGCGCTTTCCGATGGATTCGATCCATCGGGCGACCACGCTGATGAGACAATCGCGGACAGTAGCGTTGCGTTCACAACGGACGCGAGCACCATCGAGCGAGCGGACTACGTCATCATCACAGTGCCGACGCCAGTCGATGAGACGAAGAACCCAGATCTCTCGTTCGTCGAGAGTGCGGCAGTAACGGTCGGTGAACACGTTTCAGAGGGGACGACGGTCGTTCTCGAATCGACGGTCTACCCTGGCGTCACGCGTGATGTGCTCGGCCCAGTTGTTGAGGAGCACTCAGGATTGACCGTCGGCGAGAATCTGTTCTTGGGGTACTCGCCCGAGCGGCTTTCACCGGGAGACACCGATCTTCGAGACGCGATGAAGATCGTCAGTGGCTCTGATGAGGAGACGCTCGACCGACTCGTGGCACTGTATGGGTCCGTCGTCGATGCGGGTATTCACCGGGCACCCACCATGGAGACTGCAGAAGCAGCGAAGGTGACAGAAAACGTCCAGCGAGACATCAACATCGCGCTCGTGAACGAGCTCGCCATCGTCTGTGATCACATGGACCTCGACACCCACGCGGTGCTCGAAGCCGCCGGTTCGAAGTGGAACTTCCATCCCTACCGACCGGGATTGGTCGGCGGTCACTGCATCCCCGTCGATCCGTTGTATCTTGCCCACAGCGCAGAGCGCGTCGGCTACCAGCCCAAGCTCATCATGCAGGCACGCGAAGTCAACGAGTATATGCCCAAACACACCGCAGAGTTGGCGCTTCGAGGACTCAACCGGTGTGGAAAGGTGCTCAGAGACTCGCGCGTCCTTGCCCTCGGGCTGTCGTATAAGCCAAATGTTGGGGATATCCGCACGTCTCAGGTGCAGGGTGTCATTCGCGCGCTCTCGGAATACGATGTTGAGGTAGTCGGTTACGATCCGCACGCAGACAAAGATGCCATGCGTGAATCGTTCGATATCGATATTCAGGACGAACTCTCGTTTGAGGGATTCGACGCTGTCGTGCTCGCAACTGGGCACGACGATTTCTCTATACTTACCCTCGAAACAATGGCGGCCGAACTGGACGACGACCCTGTTCTCGTCGACGTCGTCGGGATGTTCGATTCGGATCGGGCAACCGAAGCAGGATTCGATTACAGTCGACTATGA